The genome window TGGACGGTCAGGTCCCGGGCCAGACCGGCCCGGCGCGGATCGCCCCTGGGGAACTCCGCCGCCTGCCCGGATGACGCCATCCCGGCCCGGCCGTCAGCATGCAGGGTCACCAGTTTCAGGATGCTGGGCTGGCCGGGAACCGTGCCGCGCCCGGCGACCAGGACCCGCGCGCCCTCGACCGCGAAGGTATTGTCGACATTGGCCGCGACGTCGAAGCGGATCGTCCCGTCCGCCTCTTCCCAGCCGTCGCCCAGGTGGAAGAACGAAAAGGTCTCCAGTTCGAACAGACGGGTCCGGCTCAGGTCCGCCTTGTCGACGACCAGGACCTGGGTGCCGAGCTCGGGCTTCCAGGCGAACTGGGTCAGGAACGGCATGCCCCGGTGGTCGAACACCCAGGGCTGCAGCACGAAGATCAGCGACCGCTCCGTCGCGGTGAAGTCGTGCAGATAGCTGGCCCGCGGCAGGGTCACGACCTGGGCGTCGATCAGGCTGCCGTCGCGGTTCAGGTGCCAGACGATGGCCTGTTCGCCATGGGTGCCGACGTTCCAGATGGTGCCGTCGGGGGCGAAACGGGGGTGGGCCTGGAAGGGCATGCTCTTCAGGTCGGGCCGCAGGGTGACGAAGTTTTCGGTGGCCAGGGTCGAGGCATCCATCGCCAGGGGCGCGCCTCCCTCCCACAGAGCCCAGACCTTGTCGCCCGTGACCATCACGGCAGTGTTGGCGGCGTTGGCGTCGTCGTTGGAGCCGACGCGGGCGCGCGCATCGCCGGGGGTGCCGAAGCCCGGGGTGACGACCGCATCCAGTTCGGTCTCCGTCCGGCGCTTGGGCGTATCGGCGAATCGGGCCGCCAGGGTCACGCCACCGTGGCTGAGGGTGAACGACCGCATCAGGCCGT of Brevundimonas subvibrioides contains these proteins:
- a CDS encoding carotenoid oxygenase family protein, which codes for MTPSRRHVLMGAAALSAAVATPEMVRAAIARDVAAPWALATADLEADVTPRAMRLVHGRAPAGLEGTLFRNGPGKFRRPGGSATHWFDGDGLMRSFTLSHGGVTLAARFADTPKRRTETELDAVVTPGFGTPGDARARVGSNDDANAANTAVMVTGDKVWALWEGGAPLAMDASTLATENFVTLRPDLKSMPFQAHPRFAPDGTIWNVGTHGEQAIVWHLNRDGSLIDAQVVTLPRASYLHDFTATERSLIFVLQPWVFDHRGMPFLTQFAWKPELGTQVLVVDKADLSRTRLFELETFSFFHLGDGWEEADGTIRFDVAANVDNTFAVEGARVLVAGRGTVPGQPSILKLVTLHADGRAGMASSGQAAEFPRGDPRRAGLARDLTVHVAGERGGRPLPNGLAIQDWRTGRSHGFNFDDTQIMEEAVFVPKPGTTAERDAWLVAPSINLAEGVTELHVFDVARVEDGPVATWRADVALPAGFHGAWRG